The Christiangramia forsetii KT0803 DNA segment ATGAGAGCTGTAATACAAAGGGTTTCAGAAGCATCTGTAACCGTAGATCATAAAGTTTGTGCAGTAATGCGGGATGGCTTATTGATTCTACTTGGAATTGAAAATGAAGATAATGAAGAAGATATTGACTGGCTTTGTAGAAAGATCATCAATATGAGAATTTTCAATGATGAAGATGAGGTAATGAATGAATCTCTTAAGAGTGTAGATGGCGATGCGATTATTGTGAGCCAGTTTACCTTGCATGCCAGCACCAAAAAAGGTAACAGGCCAAGTTATATAAAGGCTGCTAAGCCTGAAGTTGCCGAGCCATTATATTTAAAATTCATTTCCAAATTTCAAAACGAACTAGGTAAAGATGTTGGATCTGGTATATTTGGTGGAGATATGAAAGTTTCACTCCTGAATGATGGTCCGGTAACAATTATAATAGATTCGAAAGAAAAACGTTAAAAAGAGTTAATTTTTTATATATTGCGGGAAAATTTTCATTTTACATCCCTAAATGAACAAACTTTTTCTTGTTTGTTTTCTTGGCTTTATTGCTAACCTACATAGCCAGGAAAATTATCTGTTAAGCGATATTGATCTCAAAATGCTTATCGATGCCAATGCCTTAGTTCGTGAAAACACTTTACATCTGGAAATTAATGACGTTGATAATATTGAGATTACAACCAGAAGGGTTGTAACTGTCTTTAATGAATCTGGAGAACACTACATCGATGCCTATGAAAATTATGATGATGAAGTTTCCATTCTTGACCAGGAAGCTATAATTTATAATGCAAAGGGTGAGGAAATAAAGAAGATTAAAAAAAGAGATTTTAAAGACCAGAGTAATTTTCAAAATTTTGTTCTTTTCTCTGATAATAGAATAAGTTACCTGGATTATACACCAAGATCATATCCTTATACCGTTGAATATACCAGTAAAATTA contains these protein-coding regions:
- the dtd gene encoding D-aminoacyl-tRNA deacylase codes for the protein MRAVIQRVSEASVTVDHKVCAVMRDGLLILLGIENEDNEEDIDWLCRKIINMRIFNDEDEVMNESLKSVDGDAIIVSQFTLHASTKKGNRPSYIKAAKPEVAEPLYLKFISKFQNELGKDVGSGIFGGDMKVSLLNDGPVTIIIDSKEKR